The window CACGCGCGAACAAGCCGGGCTATACGCCTACACCGAGACCTTCGAGCAGATCCTGGCGCTGGACGAGCGCAGCCGGAGGCAACAGGTGGGACGCGCCATCGAGAACATGCCGGAAAGAACGACGGCGGATGCGCAGGTCAACCAGCTGGCCATGTATGACCCGGAGGCTGCGCAGTGGCATTTCATTCCGTTTGAGGTGTTTGTGTCGAGGTTGGGTGAGGGGAGGCGGACGGCATGACGAATTTCCCAGAGTGTGAACTATCCACTGCTCGTCGCTCATCGCTCAGCTGGAAGCTAAAGCTGAAAATCCCCAATGCATCGAAAATGCGGATAACGTGGCCGGCTATGTCATTGTCTAGACTTCGCGTTGCGGTTGGTCTCCTGGCCGGGCTTCTCGCGATGCCGGCGCTGGCCTGCAGCTTCACCATTGCATTCAATACGCAGTTCGAGCCCGGCGCAGACCGCCTGCCGGCCTCTGAAGTGCGCAGGCTTGCAGAGTGGTTGATCGACGAGCCGGGCAAGTACGAGAACCAAGACAAGTTTCTCATCATCCTGTATGCCGCACCCACCTCAGGCATCAGTGATGCGCTGGCGCGCAAGCGTGCCTCTCATTTGAGGCATTGGCTGACAATGCTCCATGTGCCAGATAGCAGAATCATCCAGGAGGTCGCTCGCTACAAGCCGGGGAAATCGGCCGAGCCACCAAACTTCGCGCAAGTGGATTTCCTGCCGGGGTGCCCGCATCCGTGCTGTCCCGGGATGGTGCCCATCGTGAAGTAGCACTGGGCAATGGACAGCATGAAACGCGGAGGTCCAAGGGGCTCGGAGATCGTGAAAGCGCAGTTGCCCAAGGCATTCCACGCTGTCGCGGGCATTGCCATGCTGCTTGCTATGCCCGCGCTGGCTTGTAGCTTCGATATCTCCTTCAACTCCGAGTTCGAGCCGGGCAAGGATCGTCTTGCGGCATCGGAAGTCCGTCGTATGGCGGAGTGGCTGATCGACTCTCCGGGAAAGTACGAGAACCAAAAGGAGTTCCACATCTTCCTGTATGCCGCACCTGGCTTGGGCGTCAGTCAAGCCCTGGCACACCGGCGGGCATCCCATTTGCAACATTGGCTGACCACGCTCCGCGTGCCGGAGAGCAATATCTCCGTGGAGGTCGGCCGCTATCGGCCAGGGGTAACGTATGAGCCCTTGAATTTCGCGCAAGTGGACTTCATGCCGGGCTGCCCGCATCCGTGTTGCCCTGGAATGGTGCCCATCGTGAAGTAAGTAGCCCTAGGGCAACGGACAGCAGGCACGCGGAGGCCAAAGCATGATGAAGATCGCGAAAGCGCGGTTGCCGAAGGCACTCCGCGCTGCCTCCGGCGTCGCCTTGCTGCAGGAGCCGCCGGCCAAGCTGCACGCCATCGACCTGAAGATCCGCGCCGACGACCTGGCGTACCACCGCTACGGAGACCGAGATGCTGAAAGCCATTGTCTTGCTGCTCGTCGGGCTTTCATGGAACGCCTACGCGTGCAAGCTCCCCTATATCGAGTATGAGCCGGTGTTCGAGGTTGGGGATCGTGCTCTGTCTGGAAGCGAAGTGAAGCGTATGGCCTTCTGGCGCAGCGATACACGTCGAGCCTTTCCCGCAGGCTTTCGCGTAGACATCGTGGTTTGGCAGAACAGCTACGCCGGCATTTCGGCGTCACTTGCATAGGATCGGTCCGAGCATCTGAGAACCCTGCTACGGAATCTCGGCGTACCGCAAGACGACATCGTAGAGGTGGGGATTCGAAGAAACACCATGCGGCTTAGCAAGCCCGGGGCTGAGGCGCTCTTCAACCGTGCCGAATTACACCTGGCTCCGCGCTGTCCGCATGCGTGCTGCGACCTGGGCGATCTCAGGTAGAGGGCATCGTCTTATACACAAGCCATGATGCGTCAATTGGCCGTGCTCTTGATTCTTGGCGTTTCCTTGAATGCCTGCGCTTGCAAGCCTCCGTACATAGAATATGAATCGTTCTTCGAGTCCGGCTCGGGATCACTATCCAGCGAGGAGATACGACGCATGCTGGATTGGCGCGACAAGACGCGCCAGGCCTTCCCGGCAGGATTCGAGGTTCTCATTGAGGTGTGGGAAAACCCCAGTGCAGGTATCCCACCATCGCTCGTCTCGCGTCGCGTGGCGTTCCTGCGCGGCTTGCTTGAGAACCTGGGCGTGGCGCGTCGGGATATCGGCCCGGAAGACGTGTATCAGAGCAGGGAAAAGATCCTCGTCATGGAGCACGAGCGATTCCTCAACACTGCATCGTTGATTCTTCAGCCACGCTGCCCGCATCTCTGCTGCGATCAAGGGAACCTTCGCTAGGTGCCGTCGGATGGTACACAGAGCGGCACAAGCGAAGCGATGACCTGCGGCGATTCTCTGGCACAGGCTTGACTCAGGTGAATAGACGAATCCCCGCGACATTCACGCCATGACCGATGGAAGCTTCGCTGCGCTCGCCCTGGCTGGTGTTCTAGCCGGCCAATTGCCGGCCAGGCACGGGGTGCGTCGTTAAGCTGAAGGCGCTGCGAGACGCAGCGCTTCCGCATTCTGCTCGACTTATAGTCCTACGACATCTTTCCCGCCGGCTTATGCCCCTGCCTTCCGTATGCCATGGTGATAGGAGGGCGATCGTCTCGAGGCAGATCAAGGTTCTCCAGTAGCCGTTTCCTTCCTCTCCAACACGGCCGCCATTTGCCCGGTGTCATTTCGATGACACATTGCTATTTCCCGTACGTCGAGGCGGTGGCCACTTGCCCCCGAGCTACATCGGTAGATCTCGGCAACTCTTGAACTAGACGTTTTCCGCCTACCTCACGATCCGATCGTACCGTTGGGGGGGCAATGGTAGCCACGATCTGCGCAAGACGTGCGCAGATCGTGCGGCATCCTTTCGACAGACCGCTCGCGGCGCCCCATGAAATGACGCATGTCATGCATGTCATGCAAGCCTTGCTGACGTCCGCAACCGATGTCGCAGCTGAGATGCGGCTTGACCGGACCGCTCTTGGCAAGAGCCTGAGCTAGTTCCAAAGCCGCTTCGACCGTCGCCCCTCGTTCCCTACTTTAGAGGTATCCCAGGGGACGTCATTCGAACCGTAATCCATTGGCTGATAGATAGCGTGCGGTGTCAGTTCTATCGTTCCACACGGCAGTCCAACCCGTTTTGAATTCCAAGCAAAAATCATTGTGCACACGATGAGTGATCATGCGTCCCAGGCTGGAAAACGACCCGCGCCTGAGCGCCCCAGACCTGCTGAGCCCCTGCGCGCACCGACCAATCAGCAGTTCCTTACCCAAGAGCCCCGTTTCCAGTTGGATCGCGATCTGGTGCTATCTCAAGGCACCTCGCTGCGGCTCTCTGAATGCCTCACCAAACTCCGTCATCGCAAGACGATCTATGTCGACTGGAATTTCGGCTCAGTCGATCCGATGGGACTCAGCACCATCCTCAATTTCTATGGGCCGCCCGGCACCGGCAAGACCATGGCTGCCGAGGCCCTCGCAGGCACCCTGCAAATGCCGTTCATGCCTCTAGGCATCGCTGAACTGGAAAGCAAGTTCATGGGCGACACTGCGAAGAACATACAGGCGGCCTTCGAGGCGGCGCGCATGGAAGGCGCGCTACTCTTCTTTGACGAAGCGGACACCTTGCTCGGGAAGCGGCTGTCGTCTGTCACGCAGGGCGTCGACAACGAGGTCAATGCGATGCGCTCGACGTTGCTCATCGAACTCGAACGTTTTGACGGCATCGTCGTCTTCGCCACCAACTTCGCCAAGAACTACGACGAGGCATTCCGCAGCCGCATCAGCTATCACGTGCATTTCGACCTCCCCGATCTTGCTGCACGCAAACGCTTGTGGGGCCGGATGCTGGTGCCCGATATCCCGATCGAAAGCACGCGCGATGCGTTGGTCACTCATGCTGCGACATTAAGCGACGGGTTCTCAGGACGCGAGATCCGCACGTGCATGCGCTTGGCCTTGCCCAAGGCACTGCAAGATGCCGAGCGCCTGTCGCGTCCAGCCGCCCTTGCCACCACGCACATCGAAGCAGCGATCGGCGAAGTCCGCCGTGCAAACACGGAGATCTCCAGTACTCAGCCTGTTGCTAAATCGGCAGCCGGCGATGTAACCATCAGCCGGCAGCTGCTTGGCGTCACTCACGTACAGTAAGAAGAGGAAAAAAATGGGATTCCTGTCCTCGATCGCATCCGGCTTTCGGAGTGTGGTCTCAGCAGTAGCTACCGGCGCCAGAAAGGTCTATGAAACGGCCAAGGAGGTGGCGGGCAAGGCTATTGGATGGTTGGCGGACGAGGCCGAAACTTTCGTGGGCTCAGTCAAGGAAACTTGGAAGAAGGTGCGCCCTGTGTTGGCTGCCATCAAGCCATACTTCAAAGACGCCGCAGCATTAGCCTTGAAGAACAACCTCCCTTGGCTCGGCGCCGCCATCCTCGTGCTGGACAGGGTGCTGACGGAACTGTTTAAGCTCGAGAACAGCCCGGTACTAAAAAGGCTCGATGCCGCAATCCAGTGGTCCATCCGCTGGGCACGTGAATTCAAGTCGCGCATGACAGAGGCGGAGGCTGCTGAAGCGCGCCGTCATCGCAAGATATTTGACGAAGCCCAGGCGAGCCTTCCCGCGAAAGTCAAGCGCGAAATTGATATGGCGTCACTGATCAATGACTACGCCTTGGCTTGCGAGGGCGTTGAGGCAATGCTCGAAGCCGAAGAAATTGCCGACTTC of the Cupriavidus malaysiensis genome contains:
- a CDS encoding ATP-binding protein, which produces MDRDLVLSQGTSLRLSECLTKLRHRKTIYVDWNFGSVDPMGLSTILNFYGPPGTGKTMAAEALAGTLQMPFMPLGIAELESKFMGDTAKNIQAAFEAARMEGALLFFDEADTLLGKRLSSVTQGVDNEVNAMRSTLLIELERFDGIVVFATNFAKNYDEAFRSRISYHVHFDLPDLAARKRLWGRMLVPDIPIESTRDALVTHAATLSDGFSGREIRTCMRLALPKALQDAERLSRPAALATTHIEAAIGEVRRANTEISSTQPVAKSAAGDVTISRQLLGVTHVQ